In the genome of Primulina eburnea isolate SZY01 chromosome 13, ASM2296580v1, whole genome shotgun sequence, the window TAATATTTAGGTGTCGCAAAGTCGAACATAGAGGAGAAAAGGGTGTATCCTATACTACATGGTAAGTATATCATCAACTAGAAATCACAAAAATAACCAAGTAACAAGAATTAAAGCttcaaagagaagaaaaaagtaATAAACTAACCTTGTTCCATCAACGTTGATATGAAGAAAGTAACCATGCCGCCATCCCTCTTTGAATTGACCAAAGAATACGTCACCGAGCTTTGAGTAGAAGCGGCCTTCTCCATTTGCCTTCCCTTTCCAGAAGTTCACAAACCATCTATCCCCAGTATGAAAGTAAAACCAACCCTATGTATCAGAGAAATCCATAGAGCAGAATTAGGAACAGTTAATGGTAAACTAAAGCTTCTCGGTGTATGCGTCAAATCACGAGGCCAAGGGTGGGGGTGATTGCCAACTCACACGAAAACAAGTTACAATATCATGCATacatttttttgaaaatctATGTTTCGCCCCAGATGTATCAATTGCCATGATTTTGTGAGTAGTCAGCCCCCAGTCAAATGATATATCATATATAAGAATGTATTCTTCTAGTCTGAAATTAGCGATCCTATGCAAAGAGGAATCGTGTAGCAACCGCAACAACAAAAGTCAAACAAATGAAGCAGACTGCAAATATTTAAATGTCTGAAGTGGGATATCAATGCTACCTTGCCATGCATGACATCATCCCTCCACGATCCCTGGTAAACATCCCCATTGTTGAAGCAGAATGTACCTAATCCGGATCTCTTACCGTAACGCCACATCCCGTCATAGATGCTTCCATCCCCAAGCAACAAACGACCCTGATAGATTCACCATTTACTAGTGATCCTCAAGAAAGAAAATGTACTTGCTAGTTTTTCAGATGTATGATGGAATACCTTTCCTTCAGGAAGCCCGCCTTGGGTACGCCCCTTGTATATTCCGCCCCGATATTTCATTTCGACCACACGATTCCACTTCTTCTCAGAATCTCTCTCCGATTCCTTTGCACAACAAACAATCACAATCTAATCACAATTTTAAGAGAATGATGAAGGATGGTTCTTTAATTGAAATCTCAAGGTTTTCCAGCAAATAGAATGAACGCTGGGACAATTGTATATGGAGAACATGAAGATTTCAAAACAAAGGAATTAGTGTCTCAACAAAGACGAAATTAATTGTAGACTGTGTGGAATGTCTTTCAAGACtctattttagaaaaaaaaatattatagacTTCCTAAACTAATATTGCACCAGTAATAAGAATAAAAATCTTCCATGGACAATTTGAATCGTTGGGGTTATTATAATGTATCATAGACTTCTCGACACCTTATCTTATGTGCTAGCCAACGGAAAAAGAAGGGTTAACTGGTATTTGAAAAAGGATTGACTAACTGATAAATTCTTACTAAACTCTGAATCAAAAGCGTAAAATtagattaaaaaataaaatgtaatagTATATATATTGTGGAAGAAATCTGAGTTTATGCAAGTCTCAGGAAAGGATTGAGATACATGCAGAATAGGGAAAAAAGAAGTTAAAAAGGtcaaaacacaatatatataaaaaagaatGCTGTAACTGGAACTCGATGAAAAATTAATGGAGCATTTATCTAAACTAGGGACAGGCAACTGTCAATTTTTTAGAGTAGCACGTGGGAATGCAAGAAACaaaaatgataaattaaaattacTGAAGAAGGAATAGGTAATTCATCATAAGGAAAAGAAGGAATAGAATAACTTTAAACTTCAGTCTAGAAGACAGAAGTAAactaaataaaagaataaaaaactTAAAACTTCTGGCTGGGCTAATGCTCAAGAAGAGTGGTTACTCAAGCAAGAAAGCATAGAAACACATGGAAAAAACAACCAGTTGGTTTATGAATAAAGGTCGCAGGTCGTTTGAACTTCAAATATCTTTGAAAGTTTCATGTGTGGTTCTAAGAATACAACAAATAATTCAAAAGGTCGTATATTGATTTGTCAGGGGCGAATGTAATTTTACCAACATGGATGCAGCACGGGTGGAAAGTACTCCTTGCTTCTTAGAATTACTGGTAATTTTTCCTCTTTTTAATACAGAAGCATTATGGTTGAAATCTGCTAAAGAATAATCACCAGCCTCCATTGATTCACTCAAAGATAAGAAAGAAGCCTGAGGCTGTTTCTTTTTACTGTCACCAACTTTTCCATCTGCTCCATGCTCAGTGTTTGAGGTGAAAAGTGTATCCTCTGACTTCTCTAATTGTTTTACACCTACAGGAAGTTTGTAGATGCTGACACTGTCAGATGACTCCGAAGAACTGTCGTTGTACATTGACAGATCAGTAGAATGACCAGGCCCAAAGTTTCCTCGAGTGAAAAGCTCCCTCTTCAACATTTGCGGTGCTAAATAACCATTCCAACGAGAATTAATTCATTGTCTTCTGAATTGCAAATTTTTTATCATTAAACTTGAAAGCAGAAATATAACCAAAGCATCTTCAAAATTTACCTTCAGCATATGGATCATGGATGGAAGAATTAGAGTTGGCCTGCCAAAATTCCAAGTCTTGGTCTCCAGAATTAAAACTGCGATTTCAGTAGTAGTAATAATTGAATGCAAAAATAGGCTACTGACACTATTTAACGTTTCCCAGAAACGAGACTGAAAGTGGAACCTTGAAAAACTAAGTTCTGAATTGTGAAACAGAGGTTGGTTTTTGCTAGAGTTAGCATCTGTTTCAGGAGCACCGTCAGTGGAATTTGCATAAAAAATATCATGCACTGATGAATTCACCATATCAGAATCATCCAAATTCTTAGATAGATAGGCTTCTTCAGTGCTGATAGACTGCTGAAATTTCTTCCTAAATATATCGAATATAAAAGGAAAATGTAGACCCAGATCAGAGAATATGCCTTTTTTCGGAGCCAGCCGCTGTTTGCTCTCCCTGATTAAAAAGCATACACGATCAAACCAACTGAGGCAGAAACTAAACAAAGTTAACTACGATTCTCCAGAACCACCAAAGTTTATCCATTATTTCTTTGCTTAACACTAACAGTAAGTTTCgcaaatttaaatgattttgtaTCCATCTCACATTATTGTGGATAAATTGGGGTTTATCAAGAATGCTGAAATTAAGAAATGAGTTAAATTATCCATAAACCTATAAGAACATGTAACTGGCATCAACTAACATCCACCAACCACATGGGCATATAATAGCAAACAAGACTTCTCTAGTGTCCAGAGTTCACAAGTATGTTGAATTGGTTGACATGGAATCTCACCCAAAAGCAATCACTGTAGTCAGTATCACACTAGGCTCCAGACTCGATTCATGAACTATAGATACAACCATTTCACTGTTCCATCCTATAGTTTGTCGAACAATTTGAAAAATGGTAGTTGCATCACCACAATCAGTAACATCTGAGCTCGCGAAGATGCATAAAATTACACCATCAATATCCTGCCAAACAAAAAATAGAAGCTAACCTaaataatcaagaaaaaaatgaaaacataTTCAAAGGCCACAGAAACAAGTCCAAATGTAAGAAACTAATTGTCTGTCATGAAATAGCAAATAACAAAACCAAAGAATGGTTTCACAACGAAATCCGAAATCCATAAGGATCGTAAGGGTCATACCTTTAAATCCACACCAAGGAAAGGACAGTCATTTGTGGATCTTAAGAGTGAAGTCCTGACATTGTAACCAGCTCCAAATCCAATTCTGGCTTTATTGTACCTCTCGACAATCTGGAAATGAAATGGTCAGGGTTGAGTGAGTCGAGGAAAAAAAAGAACATCTGAAATTGTTGATAGGTTTTGTTAGGATAAGTGGTTTGGTTTATctcttcttttttatttttaaattggatTGATCTTATCTTTCAGTTGTAAGAGTCTTTTTATATATTCTGGAACATCAGTTGTATCATTAACTTTGAAGCATTGAATTAAATTATTGTGTCTTCCATATCAATTCTTTCTCTAATATTAgcttttatgattaaaaaaatactTTGTTTCTTGATACGTCACTTTATTCGAAACACAGCCCTTCTTTCCAAAGAAAATTTCTGCTACTTCATTCACCTTTGATGAAGAACATAAAAATTCAGACTTGGTCCTTCCAACTGCTTGGGAGTATACATGGGATCTTTATCCCTCCTTGAACCCTCCTTTGTCAGATTCTGCATCGAGCCCTGTTAGTCCTATTGCGCAGCCTACTTCTACTACTCTGTGACCGTCAATGGCAGAGGGAGAATTATTACAGCCGTTTCCTTTGAATTTCTCACGAAAGAAACATCCAGACAATGTAGTAGAAACAGAAATCCTTGGCAGCCAAGTCTCCAACTCGGAATCTGGGTCAAAGATACTGTAGGCGTGTTGCAACAAATCCCTTCTCCGGACCTTGATGTTCTAATTGCGTTATGAAATGGAACCAGGTCTTGCACACAACATCCGGCGGCTAGGTATGTGGCATATGAACATTTATCTGCTTCTGTTCAAGCATTGATTTCAAATATGTCAAGCAATAAAGTCCCAACTACAATCCAAGAAGCTTGGAACTATCCAAGATGGAAACAAGCAGCTCTAGAAGAAATGCGGGCACTGCAAATGAATGGAACTTGGGAGATTGTTCAGAAAGCCAAGGAAAAAATTATTGTTGGTTGCAAGTGGGTCTTCACAATTAAATACCGGGTGTTGATGACTCAGTTGAATGTTACAAGGCAAGATTGGTTGCAAAGGGACATACACAAACCTAAGGTGTGGATTATCAAGAAACTTGTGCCCCAGTTGCAAAGATAAATACAGTACGAGTTTTGTTATCTTTAGCAACAAACCTAGATTGGCCACTGTATCAACTTGACATAAAAAATGCTTTTTTtaatggagatcttgaagatgAGGTATACATAGAACTACCACCTGGTTTTGATGGGGAAAGTAAGAGTGGTAAAGTTTGCAGCTTGAGGAAGTCACTGTACGGTTTAAAGCAATCTCTGCGAGCACGGCCAGACAGGTTCACTTAAGCAATTCTAAAACTTGATTTTCTGCAGGCTCATACTGATCATACATTATTTTATAGACACAAGGATGGAAAAAAAACTGTTCTTATTGTCTACGTGGATGACATTGTTCTCACTGGAGATGATCTAGATGAAGCTAAAAAGGAAACTCGCAGCAAAGTTAGAAATGAAGGACATGGGAAAATTGAGGTACTTTCTTGGTATGGAAGTGGTGATGAACAAATCACGAATCCCGGTTTCTCAACGAAAGTATGTGTTGGATCTTCTGAATGAGAGAGGAATGTTAGGATGCAAACCGATCGATACACCCATGGATCCAAATAAAAGCTGGGAGAAATCGGTGAGTGGTACTTCTATGGAGAAAGGAAAATATCAACATCTAGTAGGAAAACTGATTTATCTTGCACATACTAGACGAGACATAACCTTTTCTGTGAGTTGTGTCAGCCGATTTATGCATGATCCATCGGAAGAAACAGATGCAAGAAACGTTCAGATGTTTACTCATACAGATTGGGCCGGATCAATAAGTGACAGAAGATCCACATCAGGATATTGTTCTTTTGTCTGGGGAAACTCGGTAAATTGGATGAGTAAGAAAAAACAAATAGTAGCAAGGAGAAGTGCCGAAGCTGAATTAAGATCAATAGCTCATGGTGTGTGTAAAGCTTTACGGCAGAGAATGTTGCTGGAAGAGCTGAAAATGAATACAAGGATGCCATTGAAATTATTTTGTGATAATTGGGCCGCATGAAATATTTGTCAAAATCCGATGCATCGTGATCGAACTAATAGCTGATTGATATTTTATAAAAGAGAAGATTGATGATAGAACAATACGTCCTAATGGAACAAAATGCCAATATCCTAACAAAAAGCCTATTTAGGCCCTTGTTCGAAAAAATGATTGACAAGATGTATAACTTGTACATCCCAACTAGAGGGGAAGTATTGATAAATATTGGTTTGGTTTATCTCTTcttttcaattttaaattagaTAAATCTTATCTTTTAGTTGTAAGAGTCTTTTATATATTCTGGAAAATCGGTTGTATCATTAACTTTGAAGCATTGAATGAAACAATTATGTCTTCTGTATAAATTCTTTCACGGTTATTAGCTTTTAGAAATACTTAACACCATGGATCCATATTATCACGATTATTTGTGTATCGATATCATAGCATTTACTTCATGAACTTATGAATTCCGATGTCATCCTGAAGAAAACGTAACCAAGAGGATCCAGGTTGAAGGCACCAGCAACATAAAAAGGTGTGATGCAGCAAGATTATGGTACATATTTATAAATTGTAGAATTAGACTATATAAACAGGGAAA includes:
- the LOC140808615 gene encoding protein ACCUMULATION AND REPLICATION OF CHLOROPLASTS 3, chloroplastic isoform X1; protein product: MTLLYPTSVGYHSLLRVSSFSFASVPVPRIRDSLFLGGRPNSIRVELNGSSSGKSSGGDKIDNLGRGSDMSEESCECVEVIVVGSRKDSMLDFCSGSPLVSPVLRFWNVVGNDSEQAQLQQRFTKQDRTPRMVEDFSEQQSSCKAFILVASAAYGSEHIIALNVLSNIKAGNGLVVGIILKPFSFEGRRRQNEVNELVGRIQMQSNFCIVLDTDTLLENDLVTLDEALKTSNNTVLMAMNAISIIISERCVKLLNKKDNSIREIQFLEFRKIVERYNKARIGFGAGYNVRTSLLRSTNDCPFLGVDLKDIDGVILCIFASSDVTDCGDATTIFQIVRQTIGWNSEMVVSIVHESSLEPSVILTTVIAFGESKQRLAPKKGIFSDLGLHFPFIFDIFRKKFQQSISTEEAYLSKNLDDSDMVNSSVHDIFYANSTDGAPETDANSSKNQPLFHNSELSFSSFNSGDQDLEFWQANSNSSIHDPYAEAPQMLKRELFTRGNFGPGHSTDLSMYNDSSSESSDSVSIYKLPVGVKQLEKSEDTLFTSNTEHGADGKVGDSKKKQPQASFLSLSESMEAGDYSLADFNHNASVLKRGKITSNSKKQGVLSTRAASMLESERDSEKKWNRVVEMKYRGGIYKGRTQGGLPEGKGRLLLGDGSIYDGMWRYGKRSGLGTFCFNNGDVYQGSWRDDVMHGKGWFYFHTGDRWFVNFWKGKANGEGRFYSKLGDVFFGQFKEGWRHGYFLHINVDGTRSREVWDEGVLVSNELLDAEAEDS
- the LOC140808615 gene encoding protein ACCUMULATION AND REPLICATION OF CHLOROPLASTS 3, chloroplastic isoform X2; amino-acid sequence: MLLETTQSRLNCSKDLPNKIALQEWWKIFLSSSLLAKHSYLFVASAAYGSEHIIALNVLSNIKAGNGLVVGIILKPFSFEGRRRQNEVNELVGRIQMQSNFCIVLDTDTLLENDLVTLDEALKTSNNTVLMAMNAISIIISERCVKLLNKKDNSIREIQFLEFRKIVERYNKARIGFGAGYNVRTSLLRSTNDCPFLGVDLKDIDGVILCIFASSDVTDCGDATTIFQIVRQTIGWNSEMVVSIVHESSLEPSVILTTVIAFGESKQRLAPKKGIFSDLGLHFPFIFDIFRKKFQQSISTEEAYLSKNLDDSDMVNSSVHDIFYANSTDGAPETDANSSKNQPLFHNSELSFSSFNSGDQDLEFWQANSNSSIHDPYAEAPQMLKRELFTRGNFGPGHSTDLSMYNDSSSESSDSVSIYKLPVGVKQLEKSEDTLFTSNTEHGADGKVGDSKKKQPQASFLSLSESMEAGDYSLADFNHNASVLKRGKITSNSKKQGVLSTRAASMLESERDSEKKWNRVVEMKYRGGIYKGRTQGGLPEGKGRLLLGDGSIYDGMWRYGKRSGLGTFCFNNGDVYQGSWRDDVMHGKGWFYFHTGDRWFVNFWKGKANGEGRFYSKLGDVFFGQFKEGWRHGYFLHINVDGTRSREVWDEGVLVSNELLDAEAEDS